In the Aminivibrio sp. genome, one interval contains:
- a CDS encoding IS1634 family transposase, whose amino-acid sequence MASIVFQKDKRSGITYAYESVSYWDKEKKQSRAKRTLVGRVDEKTGEISPTDGRGRKKRAGETAVKPGPVPATRTARLFYGATWLFDAIGEQLGITEDLKRCFPKTFRQILSIAYYLILEDKNPLYRFEKWGSLHKHPCGDSITSQRSSELFASITEEGKNEFFRLQGRRRLENEFWAYDITSISSCSECLRQVLYGNNKENDRLPQLNLALVFGESSGLPFYYRKMAGNIPDVKTVKLLLSELDVLGYSKVKLVMDRGFYSEDNLNALFREHVKFLIAGKMSLSFVRQNLEPIYGQFRSYDRFNDTYGLYCHTVQAEWNYRQYRPYKGDTVSEPRRIYVHYYYNIDRAAEEEKAFDRRLIALRNELESGKRVPEHETGYSRYFDIRTAPKRGIKVTVREEAVAKEKELFGFFALLTNETMDAVTALELYRNKDLVEKAFGNLKERLNMRRTLVSSEQSLEGKLFVEFIALIYLSYIKKRMQDTGLFRDYTLQGLLDKLDVIECFEYPGQKLRVGEVLEKQKQIYAALGVPPPGSL is encoded by the coding sequence CACGGGCGAAGCGGACCCTGGTCGGCCGGGTCGATGAAAAAACCGGCGAGATCAGTCCCACCGACGGCAGGGGACGAAAGAAAAGAGCCGGGGAGACAGCTGTCAAACCCGGCCCCGTTCCGGCCACCCGGACCGCGAGGCTCTTCTACGGTGCGACCTGGCTCTTCGATGCCATCGGGGAACAGCTGGGCATCACCGAGGACCTGAAGAGGTGCTTCCCTAAGACCTTCAGGCAGATCCTGTCCATAGCCTATTACCTGATTCTGGAGGACAAGAATCCCCTCTACCGGTTCGAGAAGTGGGGCTCCCTTCACAAACACCCCTGCGGGGACAGCATCACCTCCCAGCGCAGCAGCGAGCTCTTCGCGTCCATCACGGAAGAAGGGAAGAACGAGTTCTTCAGGCTTCAGGGGAGGCGCCGTTTGGAGAACGAGTTCTGGGCTTATGACATCACCTCCATATCAAGCTGCTCCGAGTGCCTCAGGCAGGTTCTCTACGGCAACAACAAGGAGAACGACCGTCTGCCCCAGTTGAACCTGGCCCTTGTCTTCGGCGAAAGCTCCGGGCTTCCTTTCTACTACCGCAAGATGGCCGGGAACATCCCCGACGTGAAGACGGTCAAGCTTCTTCTGTCGGAGCTGGACGTCCTCGGATACTCAAAGGTCAAGCTGGTCATGGACAGGGGGTTCTACAGCGAGGACAACCTCAACGCCCTCTTCAGGGAGCATGTCAAGTTCCTGATCGCGGGGAAGATGTCCCTGTCCTTCGTCAGGCAGAATCTGGAACCCATATACGGGCAGTTCCGCTCCTACGACCGCTTCAACGACACGTACGGGCTCTACTGCCATACGGTGCAGGCCGAATGGAACTACAGGCAATACCGTCCGTACAAGGGGGATACTGTCTCGGAGCCGAGGCGCATCTACGTGCACTACTACTACAACATCGACAGGGCGGCCGAGGAAGAGAAGGCCTTCGACCGCCGGCTGATCGCCCTCAGGAACGAACTCGAGTCGGGCAAAAGGGTTCCGGAGCACGAGACCGGGTACAGCAGGTACTTCGACATCAGGACCGCACCCAAACGGGGGATCAAAGTCACCGTCAGGGAGGAAGCTGTGGCCAAAGAGAAAGAGCTGTTCGGTTTCTTCGCCCTGCTCACCAACGAGACCATGGACGCAGTCACCGCCCTTGAGCTCTACCGCAACAAGGACCTGGTCGAGAAGGCCTTCGGCAACCTCAAGGAGCGGCTCAACATGAGGCGAACTCTTGTTTCTTCGGAACAAAGCCTCGAAGGCAAACTGTTCGTTGAGTTCATCGCCCTGATTTACCTGTCGTACATAAAGAAGCGGATGCAGGATACGGGCCTGTTCAGGGACTACACCCTTCAGGGACTTCTGGATAAACTTGATGTGATCGAATGCTTTGAGTATCCGGGACAGAAGCTGCGGGTTGGTGAAGTTTTGGAGAAACAGAAACAAATCTATGCCGCGCTGGGTGTTCCGCCTCCAGGCTCGTTATGA